One stretch of Bacillota bacterium DNA includes these proteins:
- a CDS encoding VOC family protein yields MDPRISIITLGVENLQRSLSFYKDGLGWKTSKVSNELIAFFPLNVIVLALYPKQALADDIKVSSAGSSFSGITLAYNVKSTEEVDEVLRTVEEFGAKIMKQAEKVFWGGYSGYFADPDGHLWEVAYNPYFDFDENNNIILP; encoded by the coding sequence GTGGACCCAAGAATTAGTATTATAACACTTGGAGTTGAAAATCTACAAAGGTCATTATCTTTTTATAAAGACGGCCTGGGCTGGAAAACATCAAAAGTAAGTAATGAACTAATTGCTTTCTTCCCTTTAAATGTAATAGTCTTGGCTCTATACCCGAAACAGGCCCTGGCAGACGATATAAAAGTATCATCCGCCGGTAGCAGTTTCTCAGGAATAACGCTTGCTTATAATGTTAAAAGTACCGAAGAAGTTGATGAGGTTTTGAGAACAGTTGAAGAATTTGGGGCCAAAATTATGAAGCAAGCTGAAAAAGTATTTTGGGGCGGGTACAGTGGCTACTTTGCAGATCCAGATGGGCACCTCTGGGAAGTAGCCTACAACCCATATTTTGACTTTGACGAGAATAATAACATTATTTTGCCTTAG